A genomic stretch from Falco naumanni isolate bFalNau1 chromosome 6, bFalNau1.pat, whole genome shotgun sequence includes:
- the UFL1 gene encoding E3 UFM1-protein ligase 1, with amino-acid sequence MAAAWEEIRRLAADFQRAQFAEVAHRLSERNCIEIVTKLIADKQLEVVHTLDGKEYVTPAQISREIRDELHVCGGRVNIVDLQQVINVDLLHIENRANDIVKSEKTIQLVLGQLINESYLDQLAEEINDKLQETGQVTISELCKAYDLPGDFLIQALSRRLGRIIHGQLDQENRGVIFTEAFVSRHRARIRGLFTAITRPTPVNNLITRYGFQEHLLYSVLEELVNTGRLKGTVVGGRQDKAVFVPDIYARTQSNWVDSFFKQNGYLEFDALYRLGIPDPAGYIKKRYKSAQLLFLRAACVGQEIVDQVEASVEEAISSGNWIDVATLLPSSLSVEDTGILLQQVMRSLNKNSSGLVFSDTIVVSEKFISSCADLFSGMMQQKAEKEMKNNPVNLITEEDLKQTSSLENSYANKKDKKDERRKKATEGSGSVRGGGGGNAREIKVKKTKKKGRKDADSDEETQATNTGRNKQPEFPFMSQEEIQDVLKTHMQDCPEELIAELAEHLERPLTKTYQEVVRSVFTSSISSSGASRRQTMKDLQEEFSNLYSNIRLFEKGTKHFTDETQTNLAKHLLKTVCTDITNLIFNFLASDSMMTTENFSTITSEVRTKILGKLPEDTKGPLTKLHTSLNGKSIEDFLSCLDSAVDICGIMVKKGDKKKERQVLFQHRQALIEQLKVTEDPALVLHLTSVLLFQFSTHCMLHAPGRSVPQIINFLSGKIPEDQHSLLVKYQGLVVKQLISQTKKTEHGDSDTTDNLEEEEGADTIRKELQEITTSIKDLVLRPRKSSVTEE; translated from the exons ATGGCGGCCGCCTGGGAGGAGATTCGGCGCCTGGCGGCCGATTTCCAGCGGGCGCAGTTTGCCGAGGTGGCCCACAG ATTGTCAGAACGGAACTGTATAGAAATTGTCACTAAACTGATTGCAGACAAGCAGTTGGAAGTAGTGCACACACTTGATGGAAAAGAGTATGTCACTCCAGCACAGATTAGTAGGGAGATCCGGGATGAACTTCATGTTTGCGGTG gtcgAGTAAACATTGTTGACTTACAACAG gtAATAAATGTGGACCTTCTGCACATTGAAAACAGAGCTAATGACATTGTTAAATCTGAGAAAACTATTCAGCTTGTACTGGGACAGCTTATCAACGA gaGTTACCTGGATCAAttagcagaagaaataaatgataaaCTGCAGGAAACTGGCCAAGTGACAATATCGGAACTCTGCAAGGCATATGACCTTCCGGGAGACTTCCTGATACAG GCATTATCGAGGCGTTTGGGTAGAATTATTCATGGACAGCTAGACCAGGAAAACCGTGGGGTGATTTTTACAGAAGCCTTTGTGTCCCGGCATCGAGCACGCATTCGTGGTCTCTTCACTGCGATTACTCG gcCTACACCTGTAAATAACTTAATCACTCGATATGGATTTCAAGAACATTTACTTTACT cTGTGCTAGAAGAACTTGTTAACACTGGTCGTCTAAAAGGCACAGTAGTTGGTGGGAGACAGGATAAGGCTGTGTTTGTTCCAGACATCTATGCCAGAACGCAGAGCAACTGGGTGGATTCCTTTTTCAAGCAGAATGGTTATTTAG AATTTGATGCATTGTACAGACTTGGCATCCCCGACCCAGCAGGTTACATCAAAAAAAGATACAAGTCCGCACAGCTCTTATTTCTCAGAGCAGCTTGTGTTGGTCAAGAAATTGTGGATCAAGTTGAAGCCTCTGTAGAGGAAGCCATCAGCTCTGGAAACTGGATAGATGTAGCA ACTCTTCTGCCCAGCTCATTGTCAGTAGAAGATACTGGGATTTTGCTTCAGCAAGTGATGAgatctttaaacaaaaattcttCAGGTTTAGTCTTCAGTGACACCATTGTAGTCAGTGAAAAATTTATAAGCAGCTGTGCCGATCTATTTTCTGGTATGATgcaacagaaagctgaaaag gaaatgaaaaataacccTGTTAATTTAATCACTGAAGAAGATTTAAAACAGACTTCTAGTCTAGAGAATTCATATGctaataaaaaagacaaaaaggatgaaagaagaaagaaagcaacAG AGGGCAGTGGGAGtgtgagaggaggaggaggtggtaaTGCTAGAGAGATCAAGGTTaagaaaaccaagaagaaaggaagaaaggacgCTGACAGTGATGAAGAGACACAAGCAACTAACAcag GTAGGAATAAGCAGCCGGAGTTCCCTTTCATGTCACAAGAGGAAATTCAGGATGTTTTAAAGACCCACATGCAGGATTGCCCTGAAGAGCTTATTGCAGAACTCGCTGAACATCTAGAAAG ACCTTTAACAAAAACTTATCAGGAAGTTGTACGTTCCGTTTTTACGTCTTCAATATCTTCCTCTGGAGCTAGCAGAAGACAGACTATGAAGGACTTACAGGAGGAATTCTCAAACTTGTACAGCAACATTCGGTTATTTGAAAAGGGAACAAAGCATTTCACAG ATGAGACTCAGACTAACCTTGCCAAACACCTGTTGAAGACTGTCTGTACAGACATTACAAATCTTATTTTCAACTTCCTAGCATCTGATTCAATGATGACAACAGAAAATTTTTCTACAATCACAAGTGAG GTCCGGACCAAGATTTTAGGTAAATTGCCAGAAGACACCAAAGGTCCTTTAACTAAACTGCATACTTCTCTGAATGGCAAG agtatagaagattttctttcatgCCTTGATTCTGCAGTGGATATATGTGGTATTATGgtgaaaaaaggagacaaaaagaaggaaag GCAAGTCCTGTTTCAGCATAGACAAGCTCTGATTGAACAGCTGAAAGTCACAGAAGATCCAGCTCTTGTTCTGCACCTGACATCAGtactgttatttcagttttcaaccCACTGTATGCTTCATGCACCAGGAAGATCAGTACCGCAGATCATTAATTTCCTAAGTGGCAAGATTCCAGAG GATCAGCATTCTCTGTTAGTCAAATACCAGGGATTAGTAGTGAAACAGTTGATCAGCCAGACTAAGAAAACTGAACACGGAGACAGTGACACAACAGATAacctggaagaggaggaaggagcagacaCCATTCGAAAAGAGCTCCAGGAAATCACTACCTCTATCAAAGATCTTGTTCTGAGACCTAGGAAATCTTCTGTAacagaggaataa